The following nucleotide sequence is from Pueribacillus theae.
CGCGACGCCAAGGCTTGACACGCCAAGATTGAAAGTGCCTGCTGGCTCAGTAGGCATTGCAGGGGAGCAGACGGGCATTTATCCACTCGACTCTCCCGGCGGTTGGCGAATAATCGGCAGAACGCCTGTTAAATTATTTGAGCCTGAAAGAGAGCCGTCGATTTTATTTGAAGCGGGAAATTACATCCGCTTTGAGCCGATTGAAGCAGATGAATTTCATGTGATCATCGAAAAGGTAGAAAACGCAGCATATCGTATAAAAACAACTGAATATGTGGGAGGTTAGCATGGAAAGTATTGACTTAAATTGTGATGCTGGAGAAAGCTTCGGAAGGTATTCCCTTGGCAATGATAAGGAGTTATTTAAACTCGTTACATCAGTGAATGTTGCTTGCGGTTATCATGCTGGCGATCATAATATTATGGCCAAAACTGTTAAACTTGCAGAGGAAAATAATGTTTCTATTGGCGCTCATCCGGGCTATCAAGATATAAACGGATTTGGCCGCAGAGACATGTCTCTCTCACTTGATGAAATCTATAATCTGATGATCTATCAATTAGGCGCATTAAAAACAATGGCAGAAGTCCAAGGGGTAAAGTTAAACCATGTGAAGCCGCACGGTGCATTATATAATCTCGCGGCAAAAAATCGTGATGTCGCGTTTACGGTAGCAAAAGCGGTG
It contains:
- a CDS encoding LamB/YcsF family protein, translated to MESIDLNCDAGESFGRYSLGNDKELFKLVTSVNVACGYHAGDHNIMAKTVKLAEENNVSIGAHPGYQDINGFGRRDMSLSLDEIYNLMIYQLGALKTMAEVQGVKLNHVKPHGALYNLAAKNRDVAFTVAKAVKAVDDKLTLYGLSGSELCSAGEETGLKVAHEVFADRTYQSDGTLTPRSEPNALIHRTNEAADQILHIVKHGKVRTVNGDEIPLKADTVCIHGDGEHAIPFAKTLIQRLEKEQIFIKKIEAK